A genome region from Primulina eburnea isolate SZY01 chromosome 9, ASM2296580v1, whole genome shotgun sequence includes the following:
- the LOC140842123 gene encoding uncharacterized protein, whose translation MTQEELKKMMADAMVHAMARKEVSRRNTPPEQEQEQEQEQGRKEEEEGSEENVDYSAGSKAPTTAEELKDLKQKMKVIEGQLESRSSARAAAKGCPFADIIVREPLPGNFKSAKIKDYDGNADPEEHLARFENMAMLHCYTDRIKCKVFLTTLVDSAQRWFEGLSPQSVHSFRDFQKVFLHHFSSSKKYKKTAFSLFEVKQSPEESLRAYIRRFNRVALDVPSCATETKTTAFTQGLREGEFFKSLTKKVPGDFEDLLSRAEKYINMEEAQKQKREAVRKERGDRVSKPEERGQKMGNSGHFSHHVPLKIAREREVQECSRDLAPDHQLARPEKKGFCALHKLGYHNTEDCKVLKGNYVAPSLPRPIINTQMSRVPPWTSRQPGSSSRGGGVRNNPRIEPGRRRGPEPEQRKKSPPVVGTIKMISGGSTDGDSNRARKSRSRRECLEVEGSRKSEAIISFGPEDLRGVNLPHNDALVIQARVANYDILRVFVDSGSSVNVIFKDAFEQMDLQGYHLETVETALFGFAGHVVYPEGEIILPLTLGSHDLKRTVMTSFTMVDSPSSYNIILGRPAMNELRAVASTYHQKIKFPVGARVGEVRGDQPSSRKCYVEAVRADQNRSKKEEKRAKIGETGGRIVEEGEIHFVAEEEQEAVEIGPGQQIRVARDLSTTTRVNLIKCLKTNIHVFAWSQQELTGISPFISEHHLNILPGSHPVKQKKRHFGPEKDKVIAEQVKELLKAGHIREIQFPTWLSNVVLVPKSTGK comes from the coding sequence ATGACCCAAGaggaattaaaaaaaatgatggcTGATGCAATGGTTCATGCTATGGCCCGGAAAGAAGTTTCTCGACGTAACACACCCCCAGAGCAGGAGCAGGAGCAAGAACAGGAGCAGGGGCGAAAGGAGGAGGAGGAAGGGAGTGAAGAGAATGTAGATTATAGTGCCGGGTCGAAGGCTCCGACTACAGCAGAGGAGTTGAAAGATTTAAAGCAGAAAATGAAGGTCATAGAAGGACAGCTGGAAAGTCGCAGCTCTGCCCGGGCCGCGGCAAAGGGATGTCCATTTGCCGATATCATTGTTCGGGAACCTCTTCCTGGAAACTTCAAGTCTGCCAAAATAAAAGATTATGATGGCAATGCGGACCCGGAGGAGCATTTAGCCAGATTCGAGAACATGGCCATGTTACACTGCTATACTGATAGAATCAAGTGCAAAGTGTTCTTGACCACTCTGGTGGATTCCGCTCAGAGGTGGTTTGAGGGTTTGTCCCCCCAAAGCGTGCATTCGTTCCGAGATTTCCAAAAGGTATTCCTACACCACTTTAGTAGTAGTAAGAAATACAAAAAGACCGCCTTCAGTCTTTTTGAGGTAAAGCAGAGCCCTGAGGAGAGTTTGCGGGCTTACATCAGAAGATTCAACAGAGTGGCTCTAGACGTCCCGTCTTGTGCCACCGAGACCAAGACTACTGCCTTCACCCAGGGTTTGAGAGAGGGTGAATTCTTCAAATCACTAACCAAAAAGGTGCCCGGGGATTTTGAGGACCTGTTATCCCGGGCAGAGAAGTACATAAATATGGAGGAAGCCCAGAAACAAAAGAGGGAAGCGGTGAGGAAAGAAAGAGGAGACCGGGTATCTAAGCCCGAGGAGAGGGGACAAAAGATGGGCAATTCAGGGCATTTCTCTCATCATGTGCCTCTGAAGATTGCCCGAGAGAGGGAGGTGCAGGAGTGTAGTAGGGATTTGGCCCCGGATCATCAACTGGCCCGGCCAGAGAAAAAGGGATTTTGTGCGCTTCACAAGTTAGGCTACCATAACACTGAGGATTGCAAAGTTCTGAAGGGAAATTATGTTGCGCCTTCCCTCCCAAGGCCCATTATCAATACCCAGATGTCTAGGGTGCCGCCATGGACGTCCCGGCAGCCCGGATCTAGTTCCCGGGGAGGGGGTGTGAGAAACAATCCTAGAATCGAACCTGGAAGGAGGAGGGGGCCTGAACCCGAGCAAAGAAAGAAGTCACCCCCGGTTGTAGGGACGATTAAAATGATATCCGGAGGCTCTACTGATGGAGACTCCAATCGAGCGAGGAAGTCAAGGAGTAGGAGAGAGTGTTTGGAGGTGGAAGGATCGAGGAAGAGTGAGGCAATCATCAGTTTCGGCCCGGAGGACCTGAGAGGGGTGAATCTACCCCACAACGATGCCTTGGTGATCCAAGCCCGAGTGGCGAATTATGACATTCTGCGGGTCTTCGTGGATTCAGGCAGTTCTGTCAATGTAATTTTCAAAGATGCTTTTGAGCAGATGGATTTACAGGGCTATCATCTTGAAACAGTGGAAACTGCTCTTTTTGGCTTCGCCGGGCACGTGGTTTATCCGGAAGGGGAGATTATTTTACCTCTGACCCTGGGCTCTCACGATCTCAAGAGAACAGTGATGACTTCCTTCACTATGGTGGACTCCCCCTCATCGTATAACATCATCCTTGGGAGGCCGGCCATGAATGAGTTAAGGGCTGTAGCGTCTACCTACcaccagaaaataaaatttcctgTGGGAGCAAGGGTAGGAGAAGTCCGGGGAGATCAACCCTCTTCTAGAAAGTGTTATGTGGAAGCGGTCCGGGCGGATCAGAACAGATCTAAGAAGGAGGAGAAGAGGGCTAAGATAGGTGAGACAGGAGGAAGGATAGTAGAGGAAGGGGAGATACACTTTGTGGccgaggaagagcaggaggcggTGGAGATTGGGCCAGGACAGCAAATCCGGGTGGCTCGGGATCTCAGCACGACCACCCGggtaaatttaattaaatgtttaaaaactaacattCATGTGTTTGCCTGGTCCCAGCAGGAGCTTACGGGGATTTCCCCTTTTATATCGGAGCATCATTTAAACATCCTCCCAGGGTCTCACCCCGTGAAACAGAAAAAGAGGCACTTTGGTCCTGAAAAGGACAAAGTCATAGCTGAACAAGTCAAGGAGCTCCTAAAGGCGGGGCATATTCGGGAAATTCAATTCCCTACTTGGCTTTCCAATGTGGTTTTAGTACCTAAATCCACTGGCAAATGA
- the LOC140841114 gene encoding purine permease 3-like, with protein MEVQAATTTAAMRRIFLIINCIILSVGNCGGPLIMRLYFIRGGKRIWFSSWLETAGWPIILIPLLVSYLRRRRNNPGTELFFMKPQVFLAAAVIGILTGFDDYLYAYGVAKLPVSTSSLLIATQLAFTAAFAFLLVKQKFTAYSINSVVLLTVGAVLLGLHSNGDRPQGESDKQYFEGFFMTLGAAALYGLILPMVELMYLKAGQALTYTLVLEIQMVLCFFATAFCTVGMLINKDFQAIPREAKEYELGEAKYYLVVVWNAIIWQCFFLGAIGIIFYSSSLLSGIVITVLLPVTELLAVIFYHEKFQSEKGVSLFLSLWGFISYFLGEKEKMSKEKKKKNDMITESEMSTHHQQSVATP; from the exons ATGGAAGTTCAGGCCGCCACTACCACCGCCGCCATGAGAAGGATCTTCCTAATCATCAACTGCATAATACTATCCGTCGGGAACTGCGGCGGCCCACTGATCATGCGCCTGTACTTCATCCGCGGCGGCAAACGGATCTGGTTCTCCAGCTGGCTCGAAACCGCCGGGTGGCCGATTATCCTCATCCCCCTCCTCGTTTCCTACTTGCGCCGCCGCAGAAACAACCCCGGCACCGAGCTATTCTTCATGAAACCCCAAGTGTTCCTGGCGGCAGCGGTGATCGGAATCTTAACTGGCTTCGACGACTATCTTTACGCATACGGCGTAGCGAAGCTTCCGGTGTCGACTTCTTCCCTGTTAATCGCCACTCAGCTGGCCTTCACGGCGGCGTTTGCTTTCCTCCTCGTGAAGCAGAAGTTCACCGCGTACTCCATTAACTCTGTGGTCCTGCTGACGGTGGGGGCGGTGCTTTTGGGGCTTCACTCGAACGGTGATCGGCCACAGGGGGAGTCGGATAAGCAGTATTTTGAAGGGTTTTTCATGACGTTGGGTGCGGCGGCACTGTACGGCTTGATTCTGCCGATGGTGGAGCTGATGTATTTGAAGGCGGGACAGGCATTAACATACACTCTTGTACTGGAGATTCAGATGGTGCTGTGTTTTTTCGCCACCGCCTTCTGTACAGTGGGCATGCTCATCAACAAAGATTTCCAG GCAATACCAAGAGAAGCAAAAGAATACGAACTAGGAGAGGCCAAATACTACTTAGTAGTTGTTTGGAATGCAATAATTTGGCAGTGTTTCTTCTTGGGAGCTATTGGTATAATATTTTACTCGTCATCCCTTCTATCGGGCATAGTAATTACAGTGTTACTGCCGGTAACTGAGCTACTAGCCGTGATATTTTACCACGAGAAGTTCCAATCTGAAAAGGGTGTCTCTCTTTTTCTGTCTCTTTGGGGATTTATATCATACTTTCTTGGTGAGAAAGAAAAAATGAGCaaggagaagaagaagaagaatgacATGAtcacagagtctgagatgagcaCCCACCATCAACAATCCGTAGCTACTCCTTGA